In the genome of Ignavibacteriota bacterium, the window GCTGCTCTACCAATTGAGCCATAGGCGCATAGAAACTATTTGCCTTGCTGTGCGGGGGGTGTGGCTTGCGGTGGCACCGGAGCCGGAACAGATGTCGGTTGTCCTTGTTGAATAATACTTTCCACAGCACCTGCTGAACTATCAAGCACAAAGATATTAATGACTAAACACAACGCGAGAAAAACAACGGCAAGTACCGTCGTTGCTTTACTGAGAAAATCTGCCGCACGACGAGCGCCAAACATTGCCCCCATTTGCGAGCCGCCAAATGCGCCTGCAAGCCCGCTTCCTTTGCTTGCCTGCATTAAAACAACAATTATTAGTAAAAGAGAGACGATAATCTCAAGAATTGCAAGAATTGTAAACATTATTTGATTCCACTATGATTAAACGGTTGACAAAATACGAAAAAATGAGGGAAGTACAAAACCATTTTGGCATTCGCATCTGAATTCAATAAATCAAATACTGTTCTCTTATTTTCTTGAATTCCTCTATTCCATTCTGATAAATACTCCAATCGGTCATCTTCCCCTGAAGAATCATTTTCCTTATTTCACTAACCCCTGCAAGTCTGTCAAATTGCTTCTCATCAATTGTGAGTTTGTCGGGATACATTTGCTGAAGAATAGTAAGCATCGCAACGGCTGTTTCAACCGGCTTAAACGATGTTCGGTCTGTCACTTTCATAAACACTCCCTGACATTCCACATCCTTGTACTTAGGATTTGCCGCCGGAGCAGAATTATCGGCAGGCGTAAAGGTAATAGGTTCAAAAAGAATTCCTGGCAGATGAAGGGCATTCAAGGATGATGAAAACAATTCCTTATCAATCCATGGCGCACCGATAAATTCAAACGGATTTGATGTTCCCCGCCCTTCAGAGACATTTGTTGCCTCGAACAAGCATGTCCCCGGGTAGACTATTGCAGTTGCCAGTGTTTTTATATTTGGCGATGGCGGAGTCCAGTGTAACATCCCCTGATTGTACCACAATCCCCGTTCCCATCCTCTCATCGGAATAATACTCAGTTTAAGCGAATCAATTTTCCACCACTCGTATCGAATCATCCGCGCAATCTCCCCTATGGTCAAACCGTGGCGAATCGGAATCGGGAAGATTCCGACAAATGACGAAAACGAAGTATCAAGCACCGGTCCTTCTACATCAACACCGTTAATCGGATTCGGTCGGTCAAAAACAATAAACTCCTTCTTTTGTTCAGCCGCTGCTTGCATTGCATACGCCATCGTACTTACATAAGTATAAAATCTCGCCCCGACATCCTGCATATCGAAAATGAGCACATCAACTTCTTCAAGCATTTCTTTCGTCGGCTTTTTATTTTTTCCATATAACGAATAAATCGGTATCCCAAGGAGCGGGTCAACTGTTGATTCAACTGACGTTCCGGCAGGCGCTTCTCCGCGGAATCCATGTTCCGGGCTAAACAATGCCGTTACATGAATTCCTTTCTCAACAAAATAATCAACGATGTGAACACCATTCGATAGGAGCGATGTCTTGTTACAAACAATACCTACTCGCTTTTGTGAAACTATCATTGAATGTTTGAAATAAAACTCATCAGCGCCTGTTTTAATCTGACGTGCCTGCTGGGAAAAGATGGAAGTACAAAGCGCTAAATACAAAAGACTTAGTACAAAAGCGTTTTTGACTATAACGGTAAATGATGGGAGTGATGTTTGAGTCTCGTTCATAAATACAAGTATTCAGATTTATTTCCAGAGTATTATTTCGTTAGAAGATTTCCTTTGAATATCCGGGACATGAACTCCCTCGGCTTGGTAGCCAATTGGAAGAAGGAGAAATGGTCGTTCATTCTCAGGTCGTTTGAGTATTTTTTGCAAAAAATTCATCGGGTTTGGTGTGTGCGTAAGCGAAACCAAGCCTGCATTATGAATTGTTGCAAGTAAAAAACCTACGGCAATTCCAACAGATTCCTTCACGTAATAGTTCTTTTTGAGATTATCATTTTCTTTTTCATACTCAATGGAAAAGACAACGATAAGAGCGGGAGCAATTTCTAAAAATTCTTTGTGCCAATCCGTTCCGAGCGCGGCTAAATCATCGAGCCATTGTTTGGGCATCCGATGTTCATAACTTTCCCGCTCCTCTTTTTCTGCGGCGATGCGAATTTCTCTTTTCAACTCAGGTTCAGTAACAACAACGAATCGCCACGGTTGCTTGTTTGCACCCGATGGAGCGGTTCCGGCTGTGCGTAACAAGGTTTCGAGCAATTCACGGGAAACAGGTTTGTCGGAAAACTCTCGCACCGTGCGTCTCTTCTGACATAGTTCAAAGTAACTCTTCGCCCGTTCCAACTGTTCTTCTTCTGAAAACCGAAGAGCGTCATATCGAATAAATGCTGGCATCACTCTGTAGAAATAAGAAACCCTATCCAAACGGACAGGGCTTCATAATGAAAGAGATAATAATTAAGTCGTCAACCTACGGTTCGTAGAATGATTCAATCGTCATTATCTGTTTAAGTACACGTATAATTCCATTCCCGGTTTGAGGACATCACCCGGTTTCAGGATATTCCATTTCATAAGTTGCTCTTCCGTAACATTATGCTTTCGGCTGACCGATGCAATGTTATCACCGCTCTTACATGTATAAACCGTAAGTTCACCGGAATCTTCAATGCCTGTAGCGGCAGGTAGTCCTTCTTGAGAAGATAACGCTGTACCGCGTGATTGTTGCAAAATAGATTGCAAAACTTTTCTTGCTTCAGGTGAAATATCTGCATTTGCTTCTACACCTGTCGGTTTGTATGAATCATCCACTTCTCCTCCTCCTCCTGTTGTCGGAACATCAGGTTCGGCGGCGTAGGTTTCTTCCGGTTGTTCTGCCATGCCACCGACTAATGCACTAATATCCTTCACAGAAGATTTGTTCACCACGTATAACTTCTGGTCGGTGGATGACTTTAATAAATATTGGTTTTTGAATTTGGGATGATTGTAAAAATCAAGCCGCATCAATTCGTCCGTCATTAACTCAACATGTAATGCAGGCGAACCGGATAAAAACACAACAGTATCAATGAAACCTTCAGCACGTAAGTACGAAAGTTGTTGCACGGCAGGTTTCATTCGCTTTGCAGGAACAGTGGCGCCGCCGGAAGTCCACTTCTTATCATCACGCTTGAACACTGCACGCTCTCCACCGGCGAGAACGGTAAGCATTTTCATCATTCGCGGTTCAACCCGAACAACTGTTTTCTGTCTCCAGTCGCTCAAACTTTTTCCGACAAGTGATGGAACTAATCCTTTTGCAAGATAGACAGAACCTGAAGATGCAGGTCGAACATATGCCTGTCCTGATGTTTGTCCAAGTTTTCCGACAATGAGAGTCGTCTGCTGATTCCCATCAGTCGTAACCGTGACGGATGTTCCCTTATCATCAACTTCATACATCGCTTGCTTTTGTGGATTGGATGAAATTAAACCGAGTAAACTAAACTTCGCGAATCCTTCGAGTAAACCATAGATGGCTTCATCGTCCGCATACGTGTTGATGGGGTCGATAATTTTCCATCTGTCTTTAATTTTTTCGAACCGGATATACTGTTTGTTTTTGTCTATCTCGATTTTGGTAATCTTCCCGATATCGAACGTCAGCGTAATGTCAGGCTTCTCATATGTTGATTCCTGACTCTCCTTCGGTTTGATATAAAAATACGCGACAACTAAAACAATGACTACAAGAAATAATAAAAAATAAGATGACCGTTTCATACAACCTCATCAATAACTTTTGTGACGTTTACGACGCGCGGCATTCATCATCAGGCGTAAGAAGCCTATAAGAATGATAAGTGCCGGAGGCGCTGTGAAATTAAAATATTTAACAAATGTCTTCGTTCCTTCGCTAACATCGGTAAATTGTTTCGGCGAAGGGTCCCGCATCTTCATTGATGCAAGTTCAATATCATCAACAAGCCAATCTACAGCCGTTGATGCAAATTCAATATTCTGCTGACCATACTGTGCCGCATCCAAGACAAAATCACCATCCCCGATAATGACAATTCTCGTATTCTGACTTCTCGCCGGAATCGGGTCTTCATAATCCGCTTCATCTTCTTTGATGATTTTCAACTCAACTGCCCGATTGAGCGTGTACATACTCTTGAATTGTCCTTCAAGCGCGGCGGCAACAGGAATATCCTCCAGCGTGAACATATCCTCAGGAAATATCTGAGCCGGGTCAGTATCAATTTGTTCACCTTCCATTCTTGTCGTTCTGTTTGATGTTGTTAGCAATGCATCACCGGATACTCCACGGATACTTGCAATCTTCGGGTCAACCGTACTTACAAATGTGAACGCTACGGGTTGCAGATTCTTAAATGCAATATTACTCTGATTGAATTTTCCAGTCAGAGGATAAAACGGATAAGCAACATCGGTCGGAAGTGCGGTTGCAAGTGTGTCCACTTTTGCCGTAATGGTTACACACGTCGCATCAAGTAAGAGGTCCGTTCCGAGTGCGCAACCCCAATTTTCAATCATATCTCCAAGATTCAAATCAATAACACTTGAGCGATGAGTCAATGAATCAACAACAACTGTATTGATGAACATAGCTAATTTTCCGCCACGCATAACATAATTGTTCAATTGATATTTGTCTTTTTCACTGAAGCGATTTTTGGGCGACACAATCAATAAAATTGAAATATCTTCCGGAACGGCTTTGTTTCCGCCGGAAAGATTGACGGTACGAATTTGATATTGCTTGGAAAGTTCTTTCCGAAACGCATTCATTTTTTCGGGAGATGTTTCACCATGCCCGGTAAGGATTCCGATTTTATGTGCCTGAGGGACCAGCAATTTTTTCATGTTGCGGGTAATGTAATACTCAAGATGGTCAAGTTGTTCAACCACAGGCAAACGCTCGGATTTATCACCGTACGAAAAGACTAAACCGGCATATCCTTTTTGTGTTTGATACTGGTCGTCTTTGATAACTTTTGTTTGTACCGGTTCCATTCCTTCGGAAATGGCTTCTCGCTCTGCATCCGGGTCATCCGCAACGGGAATAAATTGATAGTGAAATGCCTGCGGAGAATGAGCACGAAACTCATCTAATTGTTCCTGAACGATACGCTTATGATTATGATATGGGGGCGGTAAGTTCGGAGTAAAATATGCTTTCACAAGGAAATTATCGTCAAGATAATTCAAGAGACTCTTCGTCGTCGGGGTCAAAGTATATAACTTCTCTCTGGTTAAATCTACACGATAAAAAATCCTGAATGATAAGAGATTGAAAAACACAAGGATAACAAGCACCAAACCGAGTTTTGGAACTTCCCGCTTCCAATCAAAACTTTTTAAGCGCCAGACATTTCGTATGCTTTCTTTATGGGCAAACGAAGTTGCAAGCAGAAGCGAGAAAATCATTACCGTCAGGTAGTAAACAATGTCGCGGGAATCAAGCACACCACGCGCAACGCTCGCATAATGATTGACAACTCCAAGATATTCCACAGCCGAAACTACATTCAACGGTAGGTATATCAGAATTTTATCTATCGTAAAGAGAATTAAGATGATGACGAAACTGATGATGAACGAAACAATTTGGTTTTCACTCATCGCTGAACCCAACATGCCAATGGCAATGAATGCACCGCCGAGTAACATCAAACCAAAATAACCGCCGAATACAGGTCCGATATCAATATTACCGAGGAGCCAGACAGTAAAAAGATAGAGCAACGTTGGAAGTAAGGCAACCAAAATCAGAAACCATGCTGCGAGGAATTTCCCCATGACAATTTCACCGACTTTGATTGGCTTCGTGTTGAGTGTTTCGTAGGTGCCTGATTTTCGTTCTTCTGCAATCAGCCGCATTGTTATCGCTGATGCAAAGAAGAGTAACAACCACGGAGTTGATTCAAATAACAACCGTAACGAAGCAACGTTTTCTAAGAAGAGATTGCTGACGAAATACGAACCATTCAATAAAAGAAAAATGATGATGTAAATGTAAGCAACCGGAGAATCAAAATAAGAACGGAGTTCCTTTTTGAAAATGATATTTATGTGTTTCATTGTTTCTCCTTTCCTACCGTTAGTTGGTGGAAAATATCTTCAATGCGGACAACTTGCTGTTGCAAACTTAACAAACTCCAATTCTTTTCTGAACACAAATGAGTTAATTGCTTTCTCACTTCCGCGTTCTTTGTCGAATCAATATAAAAGCGGAAGATCTTTTCGCCGTCTGAGACAGTCGAAAGAGGCGAGACGGAAACTACATTCGGAATCTGTTCAATCATCCTCAAGGCAGAATCTAAAGTTACTCCTTCCGGTTTTTCTATTTCGATGGAGATAACATCTTTCCCGACAAACTTTCGTTGCAGTTCAGAAATCGGAGCGTCTGCTAAAATCCGTCCTTTGCCAATGATGATAACACGATTACAGACTGCTTGAACTTCAGCAAGTGCGTGCGATGAAAGAATAACGGTTTTATCTTTTCCAAGATTAGAAAGAAATTTTCTGAACTCGATAACCTGATTCGGGTCAAGACCATTCGTCGGTTCGTCGAAGACGATGACCTTCGGGTCTTGAATCAGCGCTTGCGCCAAGCCGACACGTTGACGATAGCCCTTCGATAACTGACCGATTTTCCGTTCTTTCATTTCATGTAATTGAAATGTATCAAGAACATATTTGACTCGGCGCTTCATATCGCTTCTTGGAACATCCTGCAATTCTGCAATAAATTCAAGATAGTCAATGATATCCATGTCAAAATAGAGAGGGTTTTCTTCAGGCAAATACCCAATCATTTTTCTGGTTTCATGCGGATATTTTTTAATATCCTTCCCGCCAACCTCGACTGTTCCCGAGGTAGCAGACATGAATCCTGTGACAATACGAACCGTTGTGGTTTTTCCGGCTCCATTCGGACCCAATAAACCCACAACTTCCCCCGGTCGAATCTCGAACGAAAGGTTCTCAATGGCTTTAACAGCGCCATAATACTTGGTAAGGTGTTTAACAACAACCGACATTATGGACTCAATAGTTAATGAATATAATTTTTCGGGCTAAAGTTAAGATATTTTTTGGTAACAGTCAACTCTTTTTATATAAATTTGTTTGAAAAGTGAAATACACAACTTCTTTTGTTCCCATAGCCTTAGATAATATATGAACTTTGGCTATATTGCTCTCAAAGAGTAAAAAAGACATGCAGTTCTTTTTTCGACATAAATCTTGAACGCACTCTCTTTTTTACATTATTTTGAACTTAACAAATCGAAAAGAACAACAATGAACTCCGAATCTACATTAAACTGCATTGCCTGTAACCGGACCTCAACTGAAATTCCCTTGATAACATTAACGTACCGTGAAGGGACATTCTGTATTTGTCCCCAACATCTACCTGTCTTGATTCATGACCCGCAAATGCTTATCGGCAGACTTCCCGGGGCGGAAACTATGC includes:
- a CDS encoding ATP-binding cassette domain-containing protein gives rise to the protein MSVVVKHLTKYYGAVKAIENLSFEIRPGEVVGLLGPNGAGKTTTVRIVTGFMSATSGTVEVGGKDIKKYPHETRKMIGYLPEENPLYFDMDIIDYLEFIAELQDVPRSDMKRRVKYVLDTFQLHEMKERKIGQLSKGYRQRVGLAQALIQDPKVIVFDEPTNGLDPNQVIEFRKFLSNLGKDKTVILSSHALAEVQAVCNRVIIIGKGRILADAPISELQRKFVGKDVISIEIEKPEGVTLDSALRMIEQIPNVVSVSPLSTVSDGEKIFRFYIDSTKNAEVRKQLTHLCSEKNWSLLSLQQQVVRIEDIFHQLTVGKEKQ
- a CDS encoding DUF1343 domain-containing protein, with the translated sequence MNETQTSLPSFTVIVKNAFVLSLLYLALCTSIFSQQARQIKTGADEFYFKHSMIVSQKRVGIVCNKTSLLSNGVHIVDYFVEKGIHVTALFSPEHGFRGEAPAGTSVESTVDPLLGIPIYSLYGKNKKPTKEMLEEVDVLIFDMQDVGARFYTYVSTMAYAMQAAAEQKKEFIVFDRPNPINGVDVEGPVLDTSFSSFVGIFPIPIRHGLTIGEIARMIRYEWWKIDSLKLSIIPMRGWERGLWYNQGMLHWTPPSPNIKTLATAIVYPGTCLFEATNVSEGRGTSNPFEFIGAPWIDKELFSSSLNALHLPGILFEPITFTPADNSAPAANPKYKDVECQGVFMKVTDRTSFKPVETAVAMLTILQQMYPDKLTIDEKQFDRLAGVSEIRKMILQGKMTDWSIYQNGIEEFKKIREQYLIY
- the secG gene encoding preprotein translocase subunit SecG, translated to MFTILAILEIIVSLLLIIVVLMQASKGSGLAGAFGGSQMGAMFGARRAADFLSKATTVLAVVFLALCLVINIFVLDSSAGAVESIIQQGQPTSVPAPVPPQATPPAQQGK
- a CDS encoding Gldg family protein, whose amino-acid sequence is MKHINIIFKKELRSYFDSPVAYIYIIIFLLLNGSYFVSNLFLENVASLRLLFESTPWLLLFFASAITMRLIAEERKSGTYETLNTKPIKVGEIVMGKFLAAWFLILVALLPTLLYLFTVWLLGNIDIGPVFGGYFGLMLLGGAFIAIGMLGSAMSENQIVSFIISFVIILILFTIDKILIYLPLNVVSAVEYLGVVNHYASVARGVLDSRDIVYYLTVMIFSLLLATSFAHKESIRNVWRLKSFDWKREVPKLGLVLVILVFFNLLSFRIFYRVDLTREKLYTLTPTTKSLLNYLDDNFLVKAYFTPNLPPPYHNHKRIVQEQLDEFRAHSPQAFHYQFIPVADDPDAEREAISEGMEPVQTKVIKDDQYQTQKGYAGLVFSYGDKSERLPVVEQLDHLEYYITRNMKKLLVPQAHKIGILTGHGETSPEKMNAFRKELSKQYQIRTVNLSGGNKAVPEDISILLIVSPKNRFSEKDKYQLNNYVMRGGKLAMFINTVVVDSLTHRSSVIDLNLGDMIENWGCALGTDLLLDATCVTITAKVDTLATALPTDVAYPFYPLTGKFNQSNIAFKNLQPVAFTFVSTVDPKIASIRGVSGDALLTTSNRTTRMEGEQIDTDPAQIFPEDMFTLEDIPVAAALEGQFKSMYTLNRAVELKIIKEDEADYEDPIPARSQNTRIVIIGDGDFVLDAAQYGQQNIEFASTAVDWLVDDIELASMKMRDPSPKQFTDVSEGTKTFVKYFNFTAPPALIILIGFLRLMMNAARRKRHKSY
- a CDS encoding nitroreductase family protein produces the protein MPAFIRYDALRFSEEEQLERAKSYFELCQKRRTVREFSDKPVSRELLETLLRTAGTAPSGANKQPWRFVVVTEPELKREIRIAAEKEERESYEHRMPKQWLDDLAALGTDWHKEFLEIAPALIVVFSIEYEKENDNLKKNYYVKESVGIAVGFLLATIHNAGLVSLTHTPNPMNFLQKILKRPENERPFLLLPIGYQAEGVHVPDIQRKSSNEIILWK
- a CDS encoding DUF4340 domain-containing protein, with the protein product MKRSSYFLLFLVVIVLVVAYFYIKPKESQESTYEKPDITLTFDIGKITKIEIDKNKQYIRFEKIKDRWKIIDPINTYADDEAIYGLLEGFAKFSLLGLISSNPQKQAMYEVDDKGTSVTVTTDGNQQTTLIVGKLGQTSGQAYVRPASSGSVYLAKGLVPSLVGKSLSDWRQKTVVRVEPRMMKMLTVLAGGERAVFKRDDKKWTSGGATVPAKRMKPAVQQLSYLRAEGFIDTVVFLSGSPALHVELMTDELMRLDFYNHPKFKNQYLLKSSTDQKLYVVNKSSVKDISALVGGMAEQPEETYAAEPDVPTTGGGGEVDDSYKPTGVEANADISPEARKVLQSILQQSRGTALSSQEGLPAATGIEDSGELTVYTCKSGDNIASVSRKHNVTEEQLMKWNILKPGDVLKPGMELYVYLNR